The following nucleotide sequence is from uncultured Roseateles sp..
CGGCCCGCCCAGCGCCCGGGCGTGGCGGTCAAATCACGCGGTAGCGGCCATGTCTTTTGACGTACGGCCCGCCCGAGACGCTCACTACATTCCCGCCACCGATCACGAACTTCCGCCCCCGGCGGCACGAGCTCATGTACTCCACCCAACAGCCCCGCTTGCCCTACTTCGCCGCCGCCGACGACGGCCATGAACCCTGGCGCCGTGCGACGCAGCCGCCGTTCTGCCGCGCCAAGCAAACGCCAAGCCAGTGCAGCGCGCTGCCGGTGAAGCCGCCGCCGCCGGCCGCCCAGGACTGGGACCTGATGTTCAACGCGGTCAAGGCGCGGCTGCGAGCAGTGGCGCAGGGCGGACAGGACGCCGCCTCGATGGCGGGCTCGGTGCTGGAATGCGTCGAGGCCCTCGAGCAACTGCATCGCCTGCTGGAGTCGCAGCGCACGACCGGCAGCTAGCAGCTGCCGCCGACCCTGGCACACTCGGGCAACATCTGACGAGCCGCTGCCATGAAGTCGAATCCCGAAGCCAATTCCAACCGTCGTGCCCTGGTGCTGTTCTCCGGCGGCCAGGACTCCACCGCCTGCCTGGCCTGGGCGCTGGAGCGCTATGCCGAGGTCGAGACCGTAGGCTTCGACTATGGCCAGCGCCACCGCATCGAGCTGGCCTGCCGGCAGACGGTGCGGCGCGAGATCGCAGCGAAATTCCCGGCCTGGGCGGCCAAGCTCGGCGAGGACCATTTGCTGGACCTGCGCCTCTTGGGCCAGATCTCCGACACGGCGCTGACCGAATCGCGCGCCATCGAGATGCAGGCCAATGGCCTGCCCAATACCTTTGTACCGGGCCGCAATCTGCTGTTCCTGGGCTTTGCCGCCACCCTGGCCTACCGGCGCGGTGCCTCGGTGCTGGTGGGCGGCATGTGCGAGACCGACTACTCCGGCTACCCCGACTGCCGCGACAACACCTTGAAGGCCATGCAGGTGGCCCTGAGCCTGGGCCTGGACACGGCGATGACGATAGAGACGCCGCTGATGTTCATCACCAAGGCCGAGACCTGGCGCCTGAGCGAGCAGCTGGGCGGCGCGGCCTTGAACGAGCTGATCATCGAGCACACCCACACCTGTTATCTGGGCGAACGCGGCCTGCGCCACAGCTGGGGTTACGGCTGCGGCAGCTGCCCGGCCTGCGAGCTGCGGCTCAAGGGCCATGAGGAGTACCTCGCCGCCAAGGCGACAAGCGCGTGAGCGCTTTCTCGTGGCTACTCGTCGGCCTGGTGGCGGTGCTGCTGTTCTGGGGCATAGGGGCCTACAACCGCATCATGCGGCTGCGCAACAAGATCGGCGAGGCCTATGCCCAGCTGGACCAGCATCTGGTGGCACGCAGCAAGCTGGTGGCCAGCCTGATGGATCTGCTGCGGCCGGAGCTGGTGACCGAGCAGGCCGCCTTCGACGCGCTGCATGCCGCCCAGGCCGATTGCGATGCCGCCGCCGCCGCCGTGCGCGCCCGGCCGGCAGCAGCCGATCCGGTGGCCCAGCTGGCGGTGGCCGTGGCGGTGCATGCGGCGGCACTGACGCGCCTGCTGGCCCTGCTGGACCAGCACCCCGAGCTGCGCGCCAGGGAGGACATCCAACCGCCGCTGGACGAGCTGCGCGCCACCGAGCAACAGCGCTCGTTCGCACGCCAGCTGTTCAACGAGGCGGTGCGTGTCTACAACGAGGCCACCCACCAGTTCCCGACGCGGATACTGGCCGGCATCTACGGCTTCAAGGAAGCACGGTCGTTGTAGGACAGGTGCACGGCCTTGCGGCTTGTATCGCCGCAAGTCCTTCGCCAGGCACAAGCCCCTTCCGGGTCTTGTGTCCGGGCTCAGCTACAAACTATTGCGCCCGAGCTCACCAGCTCGTTGAACAAGGCCATCAGCGCATGGCCCGACATGTGATACGGGTCGAGCTTGCCGGTCTCGCAGTACTTCAGCACCAGGCCGGGGTTCAGGCGCGACAGCGTCACCTGACCCATGGTCCAGCCGGCGAACTGTCGCTCGGTGATTTCCTGATAACGCAGTATCACGACGTCGCTGTGGCGCGGGTCGGTGACGATCTGCTTGTACAGCTCGTTGACCACATCGCGCCCACCCTCCAGCACCTGCATGAACAGGCCGTCGGAGTAGCACAGCACGCCGGTCACCCCACGCTCCGGGTTGTGGGCGCGCGATTGCTTGAGTATCGTGTTCAGCTCGTCGGGGCTGAAGCCGCTGACGGCGCGGCTGGCGTAGAGAAGGCGGACTAGCATTTGGATCTCCAGATCACTTGATCAGGGCAAGGAATTCGCGCCGCAAGTTGGCGTCCTTCAGGAACGCCCCGCGCATCACGCTATTGGTCATCTTGGACTCGTCGTCCTTGACGCCGCGCCAGTGCATGCAGAAGTGGTCGGCCTCCATCACGATGGCCAAGCCGTCGGGCTGCACGCGCTCCTGCAGCTCGTTGGCCAGCATCGTCACGGCCTCTTCCTGGATCTGCGGGCGGCGCATGATCCATTCGCAGATGCGGGCATATTTCGACAGGCCGATCAGGTTGGAATGCTCATTGGGCAGCAGACCCACCCAGACCCGGCCCATGATGGGGCACAGATGGTGCGAGCAGGCGCTGCGCACCTTGATGGGCCCGACGATCATCAGCTCGTTGAGCCGCGTCACATTGGGGAACTCGGTCACCGCCGGGGCGGGCCGGTAGCGGCCCTCGAAGACCTCGCGCACAAACATCTTGGCCACGCGCTTGGCGGTCTCGTTGGTGTTGTGGTCGCTCTCGGTGTCTATCACCAGCGCACGCAGCACGCCTTGCAGATGCTGCTGCACCTCGGCCTGGATCTGGTCGAGCTCGCCCTCCTCGACAAAGGCCGAGATATTGTCGTTGGCGTGGTAGCGGCAGCCGGCATTCACCAGCCGGTAGCGGATGCGCTCGGAGGTCAGCAGCGCGCCGCTGCCACCGATTTCCGACTCGCTGGGGGGCAGGTTCTCGAGCGTATCGCCGGTCATGGATGCCTCATCATTCTTCTCGGGGGGAATCCGCCATTGTGTCCGTATCGGCAAGACCCTGCCCGGCCACCACCAAATGATCGATGAACACCCGCACCTTGGCCGGCAGATAGGGCGTTGGCGGGTAGAGCAGCAAGACCTGGCGCGGCCGGTAGGCGCCGCCTGGCTGCCAGTCCGGCAGCAGGGCCTGCACCGTGCCCTCGCGCAGCGCCGGCGCGGCGGTGAAATCCGGCAGCAGGGCGATGCCCTCGCCGGCCTGGGCCAGGGCCAGCATGGCCAGGGTGTTGGAGACGGTGATGCGGCTCTTCATCTGCAGCCGCCGGGTCTCGGCACCGCGGCTCAGCACCAGCTGATCGTCGAACGAGCCGTAGCCCAGGTACATCAGCTCGCGCGGGTCCAGCGCCGCAGGCTCCTGCGGCAGGCCCCGGCGCTGCAGCCAGGCGGGCGAGGCCACCAGCCGGTAGCGGGTCTCGAACAGCGGCCGGGCGGCCAAGCCGGGTGGCGGGTCGGTGGTGATGCGAATCACCGCGTCGACCGACTCGTTGACCAGATCGACCATGCGGTCCTGCAGCATCAGGTCCAGCTCGACCCCGGGCCAGGCGTCCAGAAAGTCCGGCAGCAGCGGCGTCAGCCAGACCTGGCCCAGCACCGCCGGCGCGCTGATACGCAGCCGTCCCATTGGCGCCGCCCTCTGGCTGGCGGCCAGCGCCTGCACCTCGCGGGCCAGGGCGGCAATCTGCACGCAGCGCTGATAGACCTCGCGGCCCAGCTCGGTGACGCTGACCGAGCGGGTGGTGCGCTGCAGCAGCCGCGCGCCGACCTGCGCCTCCAGCCGGCCGACGCTGCGGCTGACCGCCGAGGTGCTCAGGCCCAGCTGCCGGGCGGCGCTGGAAAAGCCCTGGGCATCGACCACGCGGGCGAACACCAGCATCTCCGGAACCAGCTCCATGGCAGGCCTCACTGTTGCGTTTGATTCAACTATATTGTGAATCAAAGCCATATTGTTGGTTTTCAGGCCTTGACCGAAAGTCCTTCCACGGCGCCCTGTTGGCGCAAGGAGTGGCAAAAATGCAAGTCAACACATCGGGCGGCGGCTGGCGCATGGGCCTGGCCATGGCGCTGTCGGGCACCATAGGCCTGCTGGTCACCGAGAGCGGCCAGTCGCCGCTGGCGGTGGTGTTCTTCCGCTGCCTGATCGGCGGCGCCGGCCTGCTGGCCTGGCTGAGCGTCGGCCGCGGCTGGCGCCCGCTGACGGCCACCCACTGGCGCTGGATCGCCATCGGCGCGCTGGCCCTGGTGTTCAACTGGGTCTGCCTGTTCTCGGCCTACCGCTACAGCAGCGTCTCGGTGGCCACCGTGGTCTATCACACCCAGCCCTTCATGCTGCTGGTGCTGGCGGCCTGGGTGCAGGGCGAGAAGCTGGACCGTGCCCGCCTGCTCTGGCTGGTGCTGGCCTTTGTCGGCGTGGCTTGCAGCGCCGGTTTCACGCTGGACGGCATGTCGCAGCAGGGCTTCTGGCCCGGCGCCCTGCTGGCCTGCGCCGCCGCCTTGCTGTACGCCGTGGCGACGCTCGCCGCGCAGCGGCTGAAGGGGCTGCCGCCGGCCCAGATCGCCGGCCTGCAGATGCTGATAGGCACCGTGGTGCTGGCACCCATGGCCCTGCCGCTGGACCAGACACTGACCGTGCCCGGCCTGGCCGCCCTCTTGACCCTGGGCCTGGTGCACACGGCTTTCATGTACACGCTGATGTACGCCGCCTTCCAGCGCCTGGCCGCGCAGCAGGTGGCGGCCCTGTCCTTCATCTATCCGCTGGTCGCCCTGGTCGTCGATCTGGCCTACTTCCGCGTCAGCCTCAGCGCCGCCCAATGGGCCGGCATGGGCCTGATACTGCTGGCGGTGGTGGCCAACCAGCGCGGCTGGCGGCTGGGCCCTACGCAGAAGGCCCGGGCCCTGCAACCCTGAGGAAACGGACGGGGCCACTACACTGGCGCGGTGTCCCCAACAAGCCCATCCCCCACTTCCCAGCCCCTGTCGCAACTGCTGAGCCGCACCGCCGATGCGGTGCAGGCGGTACGCGAGGGCCGCTCGCTGACCGATGTGCTGGCCCGCTGCCCGGCCGAGCTGCGCGGCGGCACCCAGGCGCTGAGCTTCCATGTGCTGCGCTGGATGGGCTCGGCCCAGGCCGCCGCCAAGCTGATGGTGCCCAAGAACCCGCCACCGGCCGTCGATGCGCTGCTGACCACCGGCATCGCCCTGCTCTGGCCAGTCAAGGATCCGCCCTACCCCGATCACACCTTGGTGGACCAGGCCGTCACCGCGGCGCGCAAGCGCACGCCCGCCAATGCCGCCTTCGTCAATGCCGTGCTGCGCCGCTTTCTGCGCGAACGCGAGGCCCTGGTCGCCGCCGCCCAGCGTGATCCACAGGGGGCCTTCAACCATCCGCCCTGGTGGATAGAGCGGGTGCGCAAGGACTGGCCGCAGCAGTGGCAGGCCGTGCTGCAGGCCAGCAACGAACATCCGCCGATGACCTTGCGCGTCAACGCCCGCCATGGCACGGCCGAAGCCTATGTGGCCCGGCTGGCCGAGCGCGGCATCGCCGCCCGTGTGCTGGGCTCGCTGGCGCCGCAGGCGGTGGTGCTGGCCCGGGCCGTGCCGGTGACCCAGCTGCCCGGCTTTGCCGAGGGCGAGGTCTCGGTGCAGGACGCCGCCGCCCAGCTGGCCGCGCCCCTGGTCGTCGGCCGCAACCTGCCGCCCGAGGCCGGCGCGCCGCTGGCCGCAGGCGCCCGCGTGCTCGACGCCTGCGCCGCCCCGGGCGGCAAGACCGCCCACCTGCTGGAGCTGGCCGATCTGGACCTGCAGGCGCTGGACAGCGACCCGACCCGCCTCACCCGCGTCAAGGACACGCTGGACCGCATCCGGCAAAGCGCCCAGCTGAGCGCCGCCGATGCGCGCCAGCCCGGCAGCTGGTGGGATGGCAAGCCCTTCGACGCCATCCTGCTCGACGCCCCCTGCAGCGCCTCGGGCATCGTGCGCCGCCACCCCGATGTGCGCTGGCTGCGCCGCAACAGCGACATCGGCAATCTGGTGCGCACCCAGGCCGAGCTGCTGGAGGCCCTGTGGCCGCTGCTCAAACCGGGCGGACGCCTGGTCTATGCCACCTGTTCGCTGTTCAAGGACGAGGGCCAGGCCCAGGTCGATGCATTTTTGCAACGCCATGGGGACGCAAAAAGCGTGCAAAGCCTGCCCTTCACCGGACATCTGCTGCCGCTGCCCGAAAATCCAGGCATGGCCGCCGAGCCGGCGGCTTACGATGGGTTCTTCTACGCCCTGCTGGTCAAGACCTGACGCCGTCGACGCTTCATCCATCCCCCGCCCGTGCAAGCAGTTTCCTCATCGCCAGCCTCCTGCGTGCGGCGTGCTCCCGGCACGCCGGGCGCGCTGCGTGGTCTGCTGCTGGCCTGGGCCCTGCTGCTGTGCGGCTGCCTGCTGCTCGCGCCCGCTGCCCGGGCCCAGGGCATAGAGCTGGCCACCTTGAAGGCCGAGCGTGACGAAGACGCACTGAGCCTGAGCTTCAACACCGTCTACGAGCTGCCGCGCCCGGTGGAGGAGGCGCTGCAGAAGGGTGTGCCGATCTACTTCACCGCCGAGGTCTCGGTCTATCGCGGCCGCTGGTATTGGCGCGACGCCCGCATCGCCCGAGTCAGCCGCAGCTGGCGCCTGGCCTGGCAGCCGCTGACGCGGCAGTACCGCGTCAGCACCGGCGGCCTGAACCAGACCTATGGCTCGCTGCACGAGGCGCTGAACACGATGCGCGGCGCCCAGGGTTGGCGCATTGCCGAGCTCAACCAGCTCGAGGACGACGCCAGGCACTACCTCGAATTCAGCTACAAGCTCGACACCAGCCAGCTGCCGCGGCCGATGCAGATCGGCCTGGGCTCGCCCGAGGGCTGGGTGATGCAGGTCTCACGCAGCATGACCGTGGACCTGGCCGTGCGCGGCACGCCATGACCAAGTCCGCGCGTTGGGTGTGGCTGGTCGCCGTGGTGGCCGTGACGGGGGCTTGCGGTGTGCTGGCCTTCCTGCTGTCGATCAGCGCCACCGCCGAGCGTGGCTTCTTCGAGCGCCACTATGTCTGGCTGTTCTGGGTCAATATGGCGGTGGCAGCCGCCTTGGTGGTGGTCATAGGCCTGGCCGCCGTGCGCCTGGTGGTGCGGGTGCGCAGCGGCAAGTTCGGCAGCCGCCTGCTGCTGAAGCTGGCCGGCATCTTCGCCCTCGTCGGCGTGGTGCCCGGGGTGCTGATCTACACCGTCTCCTACCAGTTCGTCTCCCGCTCGATCGACAGCTGGTTCGACCAGCGCCTGGCCACCGCCCTGGACGCCGGCCTGAACCTCGGCCGCGTCACCCTGGACGCCCTGGTCAATGACCTGGGCACCAAGACACGCAGCACCGCCGAGCGCCTGTCGGAACGCTCCAACGAAGGCATCAACAGCCCGCAGCCGCTGCAGCTGGAGCGCATGCGCGAGCAGTTGTCGGCGCAGACCCTGTCGCTGATAGGCGCAGGTGGCCAGATCCTGGTCACGGTGGGCGGCGATGCGCTGTCCCTGACACCCGACCGCCCCGCCACCTCGCTGCTGCGCCAGGTGCGCCTGACCGGCGTGGTCAGCCAGCTCGAGGGCCTGGATGAAGACGCCGCCACGGTGCAGGGCCGGGCCCGCATCCGTGCCATCGCCCTGGTGCCCAATGCCGAGCTGTCGCTGGGCAGTGGCGACCGCTATCTGATGGTGGTGCAGCTAGTGCCGGCCGGCATCGTCAACAACGCGCTGGTGGTGCAGACCGCCTTCCGCGAGTACCAGCAGCGTGCGCTGGAGCGCGACGGCCTGCGCCGCATGTACATCGGCACCCTGACCCTGGTGCTGATACTGGCCGTGTTCGCCGCACTGCTGCTGGCCGTCACCCTGGGCAACCAGCTCGCGCGGCCGCTGCTGCTGCTGGCCGATGGCGTGCGCCAGGTGGCCAAGGGCGACCTGACACGCAAGCCGGTGCTGACCTCGCGCGACGAGTTGGGCGGCCTGACCCGCAGCTTTGCCGAGATGACCGAACAGCTGGCCGATGCCCGCGGCATGGTCGAGCTCAGCGTCGCCCAGCTGGAGGGCGCGCGCACCAATCTGCAGACGATTCTGGACAACCTCACCGCCGGCGTGATCGTGTTCGACCACGAGCGCCGCATCGAGACCGTCAACCCCGGTGCCACGCGCATCCTGCGGCTGCCGCTGTTTGCCTACCGCGGCCGCAAGCTCGAGGAGGTGCCCGAGCTGGAGGCCTTTGCCCAGGGCGTGTGGCAGCGCTTCGATCAGCACAAGTCCAGTCCCGAGGACGGCGAGCGCGACCTCTGGCAGGACAGCTTCGAGCTGCAGACCGGCAAGGAGCGCGACGTGCTGACCCTGCTGGTGCGGGGTGCGGTCTTGCCCCAGGACTCGCGGCTGATGGTGTTCGACGACATCAGCGAGGTCGTCTCCGCGCAGCGCTCGGCCGCCTGGAGCGAGGTCGCCCGCCGCCTGGCCCATGAGATCAAGAACCCGCTCACGCCGATACAGCTCTCGGCCGAGCGCCTGCAGCACAAGCTCGAAAGCAAGCTCGAAGGCGCCGACCAGGCGATGCTGGTGCGCTCGGTGGGCACCATCGTCAACCAGGTGCAGGCGATGAAGCAGCTGGTCAACGAGTTCCGCGACTACGCCCGCCTGCCGGCCGCCAATCTGTCGCCGCTGGACCTGAATGCCCTGGTCGCCGAGGTGCTGACGCTTTATGCACCGGCACAGGAGGCCGGCCATCTGGTCGCCGAACTGGCCGTGGCGCCGCCGCAAATCGTTGGCGATGCCACCCAGCTGCGCCAGGTCATCCACAACCTGGTGCAAAACGCGCTGGACGCCACCGCCGAGCAGGAACAGGGCCGTGTGCGCGTGCGCACCGAGGTGGCGACCAACGAAGCCGGCGAATTGCGCGCGCTGCGCCTGCAAGTCATCGACAATGGGCCCGGGTTCCCGGAGAAAGTGCTCAAGCGCGCCTTCGAACCCTATGTCACCACCAAGGCCAAAGGCACCGGATTGGGCCTGGCGGTGGTGAAGAAAATCGCCGACGAACACGGCGCCCGCATACGCATCACCAACTTGCACGACCGCGGCGATGAGGCCCAGCCGGTGACCGGTTCGCAAGTTTCGTTATCATTTTCAAAACTCGCGACTGCACCGAGCCCCGTCAGCCCCGCTGACGAGCCCAGGCCCGCGTGAACAGCAGGCACTCATGGCAACCATACTTGTAGTCGATGACGAACTGGGCATACGTGCCCTGCTCTCCGAAATTCTCAGTGACGAAGGTCACACGATCGAGCTCGCGGAAAACGCCGCTCAGGCCCGCGCCTGCCGCGAGCGGATGCGGCCCGACCTGGTGCTGCTCGACATCTGGATGCCCGATGTTGACGGCATCAGCCTGCTCAAGGAGTGGGGCGCCGCCGGTCAGCTCAGCATGCCGGTGATCATGATGAGCGGCCACGGCACGATAGACACCGCGGTCGAGGCCACCAAGTTCGGCGCCATCGCCTTCCTGGAAAAGCCAATCACCCTGCAGAAGCTGCTACGCGCCGTCGAGCAGGCCCTGGTCAAGGCCGCCCCGCGCCCGCTACCCGGCGCCGTCAGCTACACCCGCGTAGACCTGATGAGCAACGGCATCCCCGGCAGCACCGGCCCGATGACCAGCACCACCCAGCCGGCCATGGTCAGCATGGGCCTGCAATCCGAACAGGTGTTCGAACTCGATCGCCCGCTGCGCGAAGCCCGCGACGCCTTCGAGAAGTCCTACTTCGAATTCCACCTCGCCAAGGAACACGGCTCGATGACACGCGTGGCCGAAAAAACCGGCCTGGAGCGCACGCACCTCTACCGCAAGCTCAAGCAATTGGGCGTCGACCTCAGCCGCAACAAGAAAGGCGTCTGATCCGGCGCCAGCTTTCTGGTGTATACTGCAAGGCTTCACGCGATGGCCGCAATGCCTGACCGTCGATAGAAATAAAGGCCTGGTAGCTCAGTCGGTAGAGCAACGGATTGAAAATCCGTGTGTCGGTGGTTCGATTCCGCCCCAGGCCACCAGAATTTACTAAGGCTGATAAGCACTTAGGCGAGAGCCCCGCACAGGAAACTGGTCGGGGCTTTTCTACAATTCGGCAGAGCATCTACAAATCGCCGAGTCGGGCGCCTTGCTTGCTGAACTTCGAGGGGCGGCGATGAGTGAGAACACGAGCTCGACGGAAGACGACGATCCGCAGGCCGACGAGTACGTCATTGGCAACTATTGCGTGAGCTTTGTTGACCTGCTGGGGCAACGCGATGCGCTGCGCGGCCAGGGCCTGCTTGTCGAACCTACATCTGCTGAGGAGCGAGAAAGGCTCCATGCAACGCTGCGGGCAAGCATCGGGTCAATCGCGAAACTGCAGAAGAGGGCTGAGGACCTGCTCGCATCGAGCAAGCCAAAAATTGACTCTGCCCGTCGAGCTGAACTCACCCCTGCGGAGCAAGAGCAGTGGGATGCAATGCTGCGCTCGAACGTGACAACTCAACGATGGTCTGACGGTCTGATGTCGTTCGCGTGCCTGGGAGACACCGCTGTTAAATGCCACTTGAACAACGTATTTGCGTTGTTCGGACTTGCTGGATCGCTCTGCTTCATGGGCCTTGCTGCAAAACAGCCGATTCGAGGCGCGCTGGAGATTGCGTGGGGCATCGAACTGCACAAGGGTGAGCTCTATGGCGCCGCCGTTGCCAGGGCTTACGAACTAGAGAGCGAGGGCGCAAGCTATCCGCGGATAGTCGTCGGGCCGGAGCTAATCCGGTATCTAGAGTTGCATGCCCAGAGACCGGACACCGACGCTTTCGCGGCCTACGAGCGAACTCTTGCGGCGATGTGCCGGAGCATGCTCCTTGAGGATGTGGATGGGCGGTGGTTCATCGACTACCTCGGCGATACCTTCCGACGCGCGATCACGAACGCAGTGCACGCCGATCTGTACGAGCGAGCGCGGGCATTTGTTCTGACGCAGGTGGATCAACATCGGAACAGCCAGAACGCGAAGCTTGCATTCCGGTATGTACATTTGCTCAAGTACTTTGATTCATTCCCACCCGCAGGATCGAACGAGTCATCCACCAGCTAGGCCGCCCAGCATCGGTCATCGGAGGGGCGCAACCCTTTCGCCAACTCGGGCGCGCACGTAGTGCTCGGTCATCTCACGATTGCGATGCCCGAGCAGCTTCTGCGAGTGCGCCAGGTCGCCCGTGTCGGTCGCGGCTTTCGCCCTCAGATCCCGAAACTGAAACGACACGCCGGCCGCCGTCCTGGCCTTGTCAAAGCGCGAACGCAATGCAAAGGTGCCCAGGGGCTTGCCGTCATCGTCCTGGATCAGCCAGGCGCTCGTACGTACGCGCGGCCGGGCGTTGATCCGCTCGATCAACTGGGCCAGCTCGCCGGTTAACTCGATTGCGCGCTTGGCGCCGGTCTTGTTCTGCACGATCCACAGCGCGCCGTCGTGCAAGTCTGCCCGCTTGATCTTCAGCACATCGGCCGGCCGCTGGCCGGTCAACAGCGCCAAGTCCATGGCATCGCGCACGGTTTGCCCGGCCTTCTCCCACACCGCCTGAAACTCGGCGTCGCTGACATAGCGATCACGCCCGGTTTCCTTGAAGCCCTTGACCCCTTGGCAGGGGTTCGGCGCATCGGTGTAGCCCCATTCCCGGGCCTTGTTGATGATGTGGCTGAGCAAAGCCTTCTCGCGATTCGCTCGGGCCTTGGCTTGCTCGCCGCGCTTGTCGAGATAGGCGCGCACATGGTGCGGCTTGATCGAGTCGATCAGCACCCGGCCGAACACCGCGCGCAGGCGCTCAAGCTCTTTCAGATTGTCGGTCTGGGTGCGCCTGGCCTTGGTCGGGATCACCTCAAGCTCGTATTTCAGCGACACCACAGCAAAGGTCTTCACGCTCGGGTCGGGCTGGGCGCCCTCCATGCGAGCCCAGATCAGCAGCGCCTGCGACCGGTCGCGGCCCAGCGCCGTCCACTTGCGCGGGGCAACCGTGGTCACATGGTAGTAGCGGCCATCCTTGAGCGCCATGCCCCGGGGGAGGTCTTTGTTTGTGGTGCGCGAGCGGCCCATGATCAGATGCGGTCCAAGGCAGAAAAGTCAGGTTCTTCTAGGGCTGCAGCCTGGTTTACCTTGTCGGAGAAACCGGTTTGACTGCGCGGAATACCCATGCGATCCAAGAAGTAGTCCCGGGCCACCCGGGGCTGTTCGCTGCGGGTCAACACATAGCGCCAGCGATAGCGATCAAGCCAGCGCACATGCCCCTTGGTTTGCTTGAAGCCGGTCAACTCCACCAACTCGGCCGGGGTCAGAAACAGGGCGCTCATTTGCCGGCTCTGCGCAGGCGGCGCAGCTTCAATGCGAAAAGCCGGCCGGACGGCGTGCGCCGGTCCTGCTTGATGGCCTTCGCCACATGCAGGCGAAAGCGCTGCGCGTTGTGGTCGATGGAGAAAACCCGGATCAACCGAAACCCGCTGTCGGTTTTCCACTTGCTGGTGCGTGGTTGCTTGGTCATATGTACGTACGTAGGAGGTGATGGGTGCACCGCTCAAATCGAGCAGTTGCACCGGGCGGTTTGCAGCTGG
It contains:
- the queC gene encoding 7-cyano-7-deazaguanine synthase QueC — protein: MKSNPEANSNRRALVLFSGGQDSTACLAWALERYAEVETVGFDYGQRHRIELACRQTVRREIAAKFPAWAAKLGEDHLLDLRLLGQISDTALTESRAIEMQANGLPNTFVPGRNLLFLGFAATLAYRRGASVLVGGMCETDYSGYPDCRDNTLKAMQVALSLGLDTAMTIETPLMFITKAETWRLSEQLGGAALNELIIEHTHTCYLGERGLRHSWGYGCGSCPACELRLKGHEEYLAAKATSA
- a CDS encoding LemA family protein; protein product: MSAFSWLLVGLVAVLLFWGIGAYNRIMRLRNKIGEAYAQLDQHLVARSKLVASLMDLLRPELVTEQAAFDALHAAQADCDAAAAAVRARPAAADPVAQLAVAVAVHAAALTRLLALLDQHPELRAREDIQPPLDELRATEQQRSFARQLFNEAVRVYNEATHQFPTRILAGIYGFKEARSL
- a CDS encoding BLUF domain-containing protein, with product MLVRLLYASRAVSGFSPDELNTILKQSRAHNPERGVTGVLCYSDGLFMQVLEGGRDVVNELYKQIVTDPRHSDVVILRYQEITERQFAGWTMGQVTLSRLNPGLVLKYCETGKLDPYHMSGHALMALFNELVSSGAIVCS
- the folE gene encoding GTP cyclohydrolase I, with product MTGDTLENLPPSESEIGGSGALLTSERIRYRLVNAGCRYHANDNISAFVEEGELDQIQAEVQQHLQGVLRALVIDTESDHNTNETAKRVAKMFVREVFEGRYRPAPAVTEFPNVTRLNELMIVGPIKVRSACSHHLCPIMGRVWVGLLPNEHSNLIGLSKYARICEWIMRRPQIQEEAVTMLANELQERVQPDGLAIVMEADHFCMHWRGVKDDESKMTNSVMRGAFLKDANLRREFLALIK
- a CDS encoding LysR family transcriptional regulator, giving the protein MELVPEMLVFARVVDAQGFSSAARQLGLSTSAVSRSVGRLEAQVGARLLQRTTRSVSVTELGREVYQRCVQIAALAREVQALAASQRAAPMGRLRISAPAVLGQVWLTPLLPDFLDAWPGVELDLMLQDRMVDLVNESVDAVIRITTDPPPGLAARPLFETRYRLVASPAWLQRRGLPQEPAALDPRELMYLGYGSFDDQLVLSRGAETRRLQMKSRITVSNTLAMLALAQAGEGIALLPDFTAAPALREGTVQALLPDWQPGGAYRPRQVLLLYPPTPYLPAKVRVFIDHLVVAGQGLADTDTMADSPREE
- a CDS encoding DMT family transporter; amino-acid sequence: MQVNTSGGGWRMGLAMALSGTIGLLVTESGQSPLAVVFFRCLIGGAGLLAWLSVGRGWRPLTATHWRWIAIGALALVFNWVCLFSAYRYSSVSVATVVYHTQPFMLLVLAAWVQGEKLDRARLLWLVLAFVGVACSAGFTLDGMSQQGFWPGALLACAAALLYAVATLAAQRLKGLPPAQIAGLQMLIGTVVLAPMALPLDQTLTVPGLAALLTLGLVHTAFMYTLMYAAFQRLAAQQVAALSFIYPLVALVVDLAYFRVSLSAAQWAGMGLILLAVVANQRGWRLGPTQKARALQP
- the rsmB gene encoding 16S rRNA (cytosine(967)-C(5))-methyltransferase RsmB, giving the protein MSPTSPSPTSQPLSQLLSRTADAVQAVREGRSLTDVLARCPAELRGGTQALSFHVLRWMGSAQAAAKLMVPKNPPPAVDALLTTGIALLWPVKDPPYPDHTLVDQAVTAARKRTPANAAFVNAVLRRFLREREALVAAAQRDPQGAFNHPPWWIERVRKDWPQQWQAVLQASNEHPPMTLRVNARHGTAEAYVARLAERGIAARVLGSLAPQAVVLARAVPVTQLPGFAEGEVSVQDAAAQLAAPLVVGRNLPPEAGAPLAAGARVLDACAAPGGKTAHLLELADLDLQALDSDPTRLTRVKDTLDRIRQSAQLSAADARQPGSWWDGKPFDAILLDAPCSASGIVRRHPDVRWLRRNSDIGNLVRTQAELLEALWPLLKPGGRLVYATCSLFKDEGQAQVDAFLQRHGDAKSVQSLPFTGHLLPLPENPGMAAEPAAYDGFFYALLVKT
- a CDS encoding DUF4390 domain-containing protein, with the protein product MRRAPGTPGALRGLLLAWALLLCGCLLLAPAARAQGIELATLKAERDEDALSLSFNTVYELPRPVEEALQKGVPIYFTAEVSVYRGRWYWRDARIARVSRSWRLAWQPLTRQYRVSTGGLNQTYGSLHEALNTMRGAQGWRIAELNQLEDDARHYLEFSYKLDTSQLPRPMQIGLGSPEGWVMQVSRSMTVDLAVRGTP
- a CDS encoding ATP-binding protein; protein product: MTKSARWVWLVAVVAVTGACGVLAFLLSISATAERGFFERHYVWLFWVNMAVAAALVVVIGLAAVRLVVRVRSGKFGSRLLLKLAGIFALVGVVPGVLIYTVSYQFVSRSIDSWFDQRLATALDAGLNLGRVTLDALVNDLGTKTRSTAERLSERSNEGINSPQPLQLERMREQLSAQTLSLIGAGGQILVTVGGDALSLTPDRPATSLLRQVRLTGVVSQLEGLDEDAATVQGRARIRAIALVPNAELSLGSGDRYLMVVQLVPAGIVNNALVVQTAFREYQQRALERDGLRRMYIGTLTLVLILAVFAALLLAVTLGNQLARPLLLLADGVRQVAKGDLTRKPVLTSRDELGGLTRSFAEMTEQLADARGMVELSVAQLEGARTNLQTILDNLTAGVIVFDHERRIETVNPGATRILRLPLFAYRGRKLEEVPELEAFAQGVWQRFDQHKSSPEDGERDLWQDSFELQTGKERDVLTLLVRGAVLPQDSRLMVFDDISEVVSAQRSAAWSEVARRLAHEIKNPLTPIQLSAERLQHKLESKLEGADQAMLVRSVGTIVNQVQAMKQLVNEFRDYARLPAANLSPLDLNALVAEVLTLYAPAQEAGHLVAELAVAPPQIVGDATQLRQVIHNLVQNALDATAEQEQGRVRVRTEVATNEAGELRALRLQVIDNGPGFPEKVLKRAFEPYVTTKAKGTGLGLAVVKKIADEHGARIRITNLHDRGDEAQPVTGSQVSLSFSKLATAPSPVSPADEPRPA